One Bradyrhizobium zhanjiangense DNA segment encodes these proteins:
- a CDS encoding ParB/Srx family N-terminal domain-containing protein: MERLRPYERNSRRHSAEQIEQIAASIRQWGWTMPILAADDGMVLAGHGRLAAGKLLGFTEVPVIVARGWTDQQKRA; the protein is encoded by the coding sequence ATTGAACGTCTACGACCCTATGAGCGCAATTCGCGCCGGCATTCGGCCGAGCAGATCGAGCAAATCGCCGCGTCAATCCGGCAATGGGGCTGGACGATGCCGATATTGGCGGCCGACGACGGCATGGTTCTCGCCGGTCATGGGCGCCTCGCCGCCGGCAAGCTGTTGGGATTTACCGAGGTCCCGGTCATCGTGGCGCGCGGATGGACCGATCAGCAGAAGCGCGCCTAG
- a CDS encoding IS1182 family transposase: protein MRRFVEEADRGQRTLLPECLDDFIDENNPVRAIDEFVDALDLAEMCFGGVAPAATGRPSYHPSVLLKLYIYGYLNRVQSSRRLEREAGRNIEVMWLLGRLAPDHKTIADFRKDNSVGLRKVCVRFVELCRGMGLLTTASVAIDGSKFKAVNNRDRNFTRAKVERRRAQLEESVARYLSQLDTADRQQPSEALAAKVTRLTEKLTKLKGEMGKLAAYEKQMLASPDQQISLTDPDSRSMATSGRGSGVVGYNVQVAVDTDNHLIIAHEVTNSGSDRAQLANMARQAKAVLKAETLEAVADRGYFSSPEILACHEAGITVTLPKPMTSGAKSDGRFGKQDFVYLPEEDAYRCPAGERLPYRYTNEEADKMLRRYWTSACKNCSIKPQCTPGSERRITRWEHEDLLDAVQQRLDANPLAMRLRRETVEHPFGTMKARMGATHFLTKTLPKVAAEMALSVLAYNLTRAMNILGIRPLIAAIAA, encoded by the coding sequence ATGAGGCGCTTCGTTGAAGAGGCGGATCGTGGGCAGCGGACGCTGTTGCCTGAATGCCTCGATGATTTCATTGACGAGAACAACCCTGTTCGCGCGATCGACGAGTTTGTCGATGCGCTTGATCTGGCCGAGATGTGCTTCGGCGGAGTTGCGCCGGCGGCGACTGGCCGGCCGTCGTATCACCCCTCGGTTCTCCTGAAGCTTTACATCTACGGCTATCTGAACCGGGTACAGTCAAGCCGGCGGCTGGAACGAGAGGCTGGACGGAACATCGAGGTGATGTGGCTGCTGGGTCGGCTTGCTCCTGATCACAAGACGATCGCGGACTTCCGCAAGGACAACAGCGTCGGGCTGCGTAAGGTCTGTGTGCGTTTTGTCGAGCTCTGCCGCGGGATGGGTCTTCTCACGACGGCGAGCGTCGCCATCGATGGGAGCAAGTTCAAGGCCGTGAACAACCGGGACAGGAACTTCACGCGCGCGAAGGTGGAGCGGCGGCGTGCTCAGTTGGAGGAGAGCGTCGCGCGCTATTTGAGCCAACTTGACACGGCCGACCGACAGCAGCCGAGCGAGGCGCTGGCGGCGAAGGTGACGAGGCTTACCGAGAAGCTGACGAAGCTGAAGGGGGAGATGGGCAAGCTTGCTGCCTATGAGAAGCAGATGCTTGCTTCGCCGGATCAGCAAATCTCCCTGACCGATCCGGATAGCCGTTCGATGGCAACCAGTGGCCGCGGATCCGGCGTTGTCGGCTACAATGTCCAAGTCGCCGTCGATACCGACAATCACCTGATCATCGCGCATGAGGTGACGAACAGCGGCTCAGATCGGGCACAACTTGCCAATATGGCCAGGCAGGCGAAGGCTGTTCTGAAGGCTGAGACGCTCGAGGCCGTTGCCGATCGCGGCTACTTCAGCAGCCCGGAGATCCTCGCCTGCCACGAGGCCGGCATCACGGTAACTCTGCCTAAGCCGATGACTTCGGGCGCCAAGTCGGACGGACGCTTCGGTAAGCAGGACTTTGTCTATTTGCCGGAGGAAGACGCCTATCGTTGTCCGGCCGGGGAGCGATTGCCGTATCGCTATACAAACGAAGAAGCCGACAAGATGCTGCGGCGATACTGGACCAGCGCCTGTAAGAATTGCTCGATCAAACCCCAGTGTACGCCCGGGTCAGAGCGACGGATCACGCGATGGGAGCACGAGGATCTGCTCGACGCCGTGCAGCAGCGGCTCGATGCGAACCCGCTCGCTATGCGCCTTCGTCGCGAGACTGTCGAGCACCCGTTCGGCACGATGAAGGCACGCATGGGAGCAACGCACTTCCTGACCAAAACCCTCCCAAAGGTAGCCGCCGAGATGGCCCTCTCGGTTCTGGCCTACAATCTGACCCGAGCAATGAATATCCTCGGGATCAGGCCGCTGATCGCCGCGATCGCGGCCTGA
- a CDS encoding adenylate/guanylate cyclase domain-containing protein, with translation MAADVAGYSRLMHNDEEATHAKLTALLAGGVEPAIAQHGGRIVKNTGDGFLAEFPSAVEAVRAAMQFQSRINELTCDDAEDRRILFRVGLNIGDIIVEAHDIFGDGVNIAARLESIAEPGGICISQTVFNHARDKVPFDVEEAGEQTLKNIARPVHVYRIIIDPGPRTATPKREIPALALPDKPSVAVLPLTNMSGDPEQEFVSDGIAEDVITALSRYPSLFVIARNSSFTYKGRAVDVRQVGRELGVRYVLEGSVRKAGSRIRVTAQLIEAATSNHVWAERYDRDLADIFAVQDELTEALTTALAPAIADAELRRAMRRPPGSLDAWAAYQRGLWHLSKATAEDDESAEKFFRQAIDLDPTFSGSYSALALYQLQAAALYQKIGLRDAQHSAEALARRAVALDGADAEARSCLGWALQARGEADDALAEIERALSMSPNLAIAHGHRGATLIFAGRHKEGVTSLNVCIRLDPRDPYLAVRLLHIACGLYFCGEYEASIEAAKRLIRSYPNFPMIYRWSAAALGQLGRTAEAKEELEKAVSRAPGALDMYVRNRAPWFRPQDHAHLVDGLSKAGWRG, from the coding sequence TTGGCCGCCGACGTGGCCGGCTATTCTCGGCTCATGCACAATGACGAAGAGGCGACACACGCCAAGCTGACGGCCCTTCTCGCCGGAGGTGTCGAGCCCGCAATTGCGCAGCACGGCGGCCGCATCGTGAAGAACACCGGCGACGGGTTTTTGGCTGAGTTTCCAAGTGCGGTCGAAGCGGTGCGGGCTGCCATGCAGTTTCAGTCCCGCATCAACGAACTTACCTGCGACGACGCGGAAGACAGGCGCATTCTCTTCCGTGTGGGGCTCAATATCGGTGATATCATCGTCGAAGCCCATGACATCTTTGGAGACGGCGTCAACATTGCGGCCCGGCTCGAGAGCATCGCCGAACCCGGCGGCATCTGTATCTCTCAGACTGTCTTCAATCACGCGCGCGACAAGGTGCCGTTCGACGTTGAGGAAGCGGGTGAGCAAACTCTGAAGAACATCGCCCGGCCCGTCCACGTTTACCGCATCATCATCGACCCGGGCCCGCGGACTGCGACGCCCAAACGCGAGATTCCGGCGCTCGCGTTGCCTGACAAGCCGTCTGTCGCCGTGCTGCCGCTGACCAATATGAGCGGCGACCCCGAGCAGGAATTCGTCTCGGACGGTATCGCCGAAGATGTGATCACGGCGTTATCGCGTTATCCCTCATTGTTCGTCATCGCACGGAACTCGTCGTTCACTTACAAAGGGCGAGCGGTTGATGTGAGACAGGTCGGGCGCGAGCTCGGCGTCCGCTACGTGCTTGAAGGTAGCGTGCGCAAGGCCGGCAGCCGGATCCGCGTGACCGCGCAGCTCATAGAGGCGGCGACCAGCAATCATGTATGGGCCGAGCGCTACGACCGCGATCTCGCAGATATTTTCGCCGTGCAGGATGAGCTTACCGAAGCGCTGACGACTGCGCTCGCCCCCGCCATTGCAGACGCCGAGCTCCGACGCGCCATGCGCAGGCCGCCGGGCAGCCTTGATGCCTGGGCCGCCTATCAGCGCGGCCTGTGGCATCTGAGCAAAGCGACCGCAGAGGACGATGAGAGCGCCGAGAAATTCTTCAGACAGGCGATCGATCTCGACCCGACCTTCAGCGGCAGCTACAGCGCGCTCGCTCTGTACCAGCTGCAAGCGGCCGCGCTCTACCAGAAGATTGGCCTGCGAGACGCGCAACACTCGGCGGAGGCCTTGGCCCGCCGGGCGGTCGCGCTCGATGGTGCCGATGCCGAAGCCCGTTCGTGCCTTGGCTGGGCCTTGCAAGCACGCGGCGAGGCTGACGATGCGTTGGCGGAGATCGAGCGAGCCCTCTCTATGAGTCCAAATCTGGCGATCGCGCACGGCCATCGAGGCGCGACGCTGATCTTTGCCGGACGGCACAAGGAGGGGGTCACGTCTCTCAACGTGTGTATCAGGCTCGATCCCCGCGATCCCTATCTGGCAGTCCGCTTGTTGCACATTGCGTGCGGTTTATATTTCTGCGGCGAATACGAGGCTTCGATCGAGGCCGCAAAACGCCTGATCCGGTCGTATCCGAATTTTCCGATGATCTACCGCTGGTCCGCGGCGGCGCTGGGCCAGCTTGGCCGCACAGCGGAAGCGAAGGAAGAACTGGAAAAGGCCGTCTCGCGCGCACCGGGGGCATTAGATATGTATGTCCGCAACAGAGCCCCGTGGTTTCGTCCACAAGACCATGCGCATCTCGTCGACGGTCTGAGTAAGGCCGGATGGAGGGGGTGA
- a CDS encoding YybH family protein, translating into MAAEDLDRAVERSHRAVAAVFRGDPGPAKALFSEIDDVTLGNPFGPYARGRKKVEETIARAASNYRDGDVTGVELVAKYVSDGLACVVEVERGHAKVGGSDQTATLALRVTSLFRLEHDVWKLVHRHADPITTPRPAASVISQ; encoded by the coding sequence ATGGCAGCGGAAGATCTTGATCGCGCAGTCGAGCGAAGTCATCGAGCCGTGGCAGCGGTATTCCGGGGTGATCCGGGCCCGGCGAAGGCTCTTTTTTCAGAAATTGATGACGTCACTTTGGGCAACCCTTTTGGGCCCTATGCACGCGGCCGTAAAAAGGTCGAAGAAACGATTGCCCGTGCCGCCTCGAACTATCGCGATGGCGACGTCACCGGCGTGGAACTTGTAGCGAAATATGTGTCCGATGGGCTTGCCTGTGTCGTCGAAGTGGAGCGAGGGCATGCCAAGGTTGGCGGGAGCGATCAAACGGCCACACTGGCTTTGCGTGTGACCAGCCTCTTTCGCTTGGAGCACGACGTTTGGAAACTTGTCCACCGGCATGCCGACCCGATCACGACACCACGCCCAGCAGCGTCTGTGATCAGCCAATAG
- a CDS encoding ABC transporter ATP-binding protein gives MSSMFSLSDVTVCYDNVEAVRNVSLSVEEGQIVTVIGPNGAGKTTLLMAAIGLLSSRGRMVFQGSDIGRMSVEDRVERRLCLVPEKRELFSDMSVADNLLLGSYSLRDRTSVQKTLDEVYDRFPRLKERQRQAAGTLSGGERQMLALGRALMARPKLLMLDEPSLGLAPLIVREIFRTIASLRDLGVSILLVEQNARAALETADYGYVLETGEIVQSGPAKDLIHDPRLITAYLGGH, from the coding sequence GTGAGCTCGATGTTTTCCCTGTCGGACGTCACGGTCTGCTATGACAATGTCGAAGCGGTCCGCAACGTCTCGCTGTCGGTCGAGGAAGGGCAAATCGTCACCGTCATCGGCCCGAACGGCGCCGGCAAGACCACGCTGCTGATGGCCGCAATCGGACTGCTCTCCTCGAGGGGACGCATGGTCTTTCAGGGCAGCGACATCGGCAGGATGTCGGTCGAGGATCGCGTCGAACGCAGATTGTGCCTGGTGCCCGAGAAGCGCGAGCTGTTCTCCGACATGTCGGTTGCCGACAATCTCCTGCTGGGCTCCTACAGCCTGCGCGACCGCACCAGTGTCCAGAAGACGCTCGATGAGGTTTATGACCGCTTCCCCCGGTTGAAGGAGCGGCAGCGCCAGGCCGCCGGCACGCTCTCCGGCGGCGAGCGCCAGATGCTCGCACTTGGACGCGCGCTGATGGCGAGGCCCAAGCTGCTCATGCTGGACGAGCCGAGCCTCGGCCTTGCGCCCCTGATCGTGCGCGAGATCTTCCGCACCATCGCATCGCTCCGCGATCTCGGCGTGTCGATCCTGCTGGTCGAGCAGAACGCCCGCGCCGCACTGGAGACGGCCGACTACGGCTACGTTCTGGAGACCGGCGAGATCGTGCAGTCAGGACCCGCCAAGGATCTCATCCACGATCCCCGACTGATCACGGCCTATCTCGGCGGACATTAG
- a CDS encoding ABC transporter substrate-binding protein: MAGISRRELFKISGAGLMEARFGGLAALLASGGAPAYAQERTVHWLRPSSFVPAADVLLKGEITRECQKALGIKLTVETINATDVQARITSSIQTGSGPDIVLVVNNWAHLYSESLAEVDDVAEELGKSQGGFYETSRLAAYDGKRWLAVPFNITGIQIAYRKSWFAEAGYAKFPETWERYREAGKKLKANGRPIGQTLGHAFADAPNFVYPYLWSWGGKEVEPDGKTVSLNSKETLEAVKFMVAFWKDAHDEGGLAWDDTSNNRAFLGGTICATNNAASIYLEALRKPDAYQTEAGRPIKDDIQHAPLPAGPAGQFSFHTPASNIVLRYSSNQKPAKEFMRWMSSKPIFEKYFITLQGFSVGPTTDWEKHPLWDKDPVMLPFRSAARTGRLMGYAGPSSRQAAEVLNKYIIIDMFAKAVQGMPAEDAVKWAEAECLKAYA, translated from the coding sequence GTGGCGGGCATCAGTCGGCGAGAACTATTCAAGATTTCCGGCGCGGGTCTTATGGAGGCAAGGTTCGGCGGCCTCGCAGCGCTCCTAGCTTCGGGAGGCGCGCCCGCCTACGCGCAGGAGAGGACCGTCCATTGGCTTCGCCCGTCCAGTTTCGTGCCGGCGGCGGACGTGCTCTTAAAAGGTGAAATCACGAGAGAATGTCAGAAGGCGCTTGGGATCAAGCTCACGGTCGAGACGATTAACGCGACTGACGTCCAGGCGCGCATCACTTCCTCGATCCAAACGGGATCGGGCCCCGACATCGTACTCGTAGTTAATAATTGGGCGCACTTGTACTCCGAGAGCCTAGCCGAAGTCGACGACGTGGCGGAGGAACTTGGCAAGTCTCAAGGCGGCTTTTACGAGACCTCTCGCTTAGCTGCATACGACGGTAAGCGCTGGCTCGCCGTTCCTTTCAACATCACTGGCATTCAAATAGCCTACCGGAAATCGTGGTTTGCCGAGGCCGGTTATGCGAAGTTCCCGGAGACGTGGGAGCGGTATCGCGAAGCTGGCAAGAAGCTCAAGGCTAACGGCCGTCCTATTGGTCAGACGCTCGGTCACGCCTTCGCAGACGCCCCGAATTTTGTCTATCCATACCTCTGGTCTTGGGGTGGCAAGGAGGTCGAGCCGGACGGCAAGACGGTCTCGCTCAATAGCAAGGAGACGCTCGAAGCTGTCAAGTTCATGGTGGCGTTCTGGAAGGACGCCCACGACGAGGGCGGACTTGCCTGGGACGACACGAGCAACAACCGCGCCTTCCTCGGTGGCACAATCTGCGCGACGAATAATGCCGCTTCCATTTACCTTGAAGCTTTACGCAAACCGGATGCGTATCAGACCGAGGCCGGCAGGCCGATCAAGGACGACATCCAGCACGCACCGCTGCCGGCAGGTCCAGCTGGGCAGTTCAGCTTCCATACCCCCGCCTCTAACATCGTACTGCGTTATTCGAGCAATCAGAAGCCGGCCAAGGAGTTCATGCGCTGGATGAGTTCCAAACCGATCTTTGAAAAGTACTTCATTACGCTACAGGGCTTCAGTGTCGGCCCCACGACTGATTGGGAGAAGCATCCGCTGTGGGACAAGGATCCGGTGATGCTTCCGTTCCGGTCGGCAGCACGAACTGGCCGGCTAATGGGCTATGCGGGGCCATCAAGCCGTCAGGCGGCGGAGGTGCTGAACAAGTACATTATTATCGATATGTTCGCGAAGGCCGTGCAAGGGATGCCAGCCGAAGATGCGGTGAAGTGGGCTGAAGCTGAATGCCTGAAGGCATATGCCTAG
- a CDS encoding Crp/Fnr family transcriptional regulator, with protein MADLPNCLLKALSPSDAAALQPHLRSVRLRQQQVLYEAGRPIALVYFPTGAVISLVVELTSGASVEAAMVGLDGVVGATAALNGRKSLSRAVVQLAGSSMVCDVGDLGSIAMQSVSMLSILIRHEQALLAQAQQSAACMSSHTVEARLCRWLLRARDLAGSDTLDFTQEFLAGMLGTQRTSVTLSAQTLQKAGLIEYKRGKIRIQDANRMREAVCECYQAVKDQYAEVVALSD; from the coding sequence ATGGCCGATCTTCCCAATTGTTTGCTCAAAGCCTTGTCGCCCTCTGACGCGGCTGCGCTGCAGCCCCATCTGAGGAGCGTGCGGCTCCGACAACAGCAAGTTCTTTACGAAGCGGGTCGGCCCATCGCCCTTGTGTATTTTCCGACAGGTGCGGTCATCTCGCTGGTGGTCGAACTGACCTCCGGCGCGTCTGTCGAGGCGGCAATGGTGGGCCTCGATGGTGTGGTTGGCGCAACGGCCGCGCTGAATGGGAGAAAATCACTGAGCCGAGCGGTCGTGCAACTCGCTGGCAGTAGCATGGTTTGTGACGTCGGTGATCTTGGCTCGATAGCCATGCAAAGTGTGAGTATGCTTTCGATCCTCATCCGCCATGAACAGGCTTTGCTCGCGCAGGCACAACAATCAGCCGCCTGCATGTCGTCGCACACCGTCGAGGCTAGGCTCTGCCGCTGGCTGCTGCGGGCAAGGGACTTGGCCGGTAGCGATACCCTCGATTTCACCCAAGAGTTTCTGGCAGGTATGCTTGGTACGCAACGGACGAGTGTAACGTTGTCGGCTCAGACGCTGCAAAAAGCTGGATTGATCGAATATAAGCGAGGCAAGATCCGCATTCAGGATGCAAATCGCATGCGCGAGGCAGTTTGCGAGTGCTATCAGGCGGTGAAAGATCAGTACGCGGAAGTCGTGGCACTAAGCGACTAA
- a CDS encoding ABC transporter permease subunit has product MTRLYVQIAAGAAVLCLAAAPIVLGPFSIMLMNYIGIYSLVAIGLALLTGVGGIVSFGQAAFVGVAAYATAWVSALNGHSPWLGLLFGVALTCGVATILGLVTLRLQGHFLSLSTMAWGLAIGFLFGNVEGLGRFNGISSIPPISFGSFALVSSAQIYFLIWGIVTAILLLGYNLLDSRLGRAMRALRGGNMLVESLGINAFRIKLVTFVIAAFLASLSGWLYAHMSRFISPGPFDAGMGIEYLMMSMVGGAGSLLGGVVGAAIVTLLKNSVQDYLPLIAKGASGQLEIVAFSALFILFLQWARQGIVPFVARYLPKLRHERPGPASPLPRRSQPKPGELLLKVDGAERRFGGLVAVNNVSFEVRSGEILAVIGPNGAGKSTMFNCLTGALRVNKGEIVFAGRPITRDEQSRIAQAGIARTFQHVKLRPRMSLLENVMLGTYGRTSAGLFAGAFRLNRREEASARHEALMQLERVGLAEKPFELAGNLPLGNQRILEIARALAADPTLLVLDEPAAGLRRQEKLRLAELLRSLRADHLTILIVEHDMEFVMSLVDRIVVLDFGSKLCEGAPAAIRSDARVQEAYLGGVA; this is encoded by the coding sequence ATGACGCGCCTTTACGTTCAGATCGCCGCTGGCGCCGCCGTCCTGTGCCTCGCTGCGGCTCCCATCGTCCTCGGCCCGTTCAGCATCATGCTGATGAACTACATCGGCATCTATTCGCTGGTCGCCATCGGGCTCGCGCTCCTCACCGGCGTCGGCGGCATTGTGTCGTTCGGACAGGCGGCCTTCGTCGGGGTCGCGGCCTATGCCACCGCCTGGGTCTCGGCATTGAATGGCCATTCGCCCTGGCTCGGCCTGCTGTTCGGCGTGGCCCTGACCTGCGGCGTTGCGACCATTCTCGGCCTCGTCACGCTGCGGCTCCAGGGCCACTTCCTCTCGCTCAGCACCATGGCCTGGGGTCTGGCGATCGGCTTCCTGTTCGGCAATGTCGAGGGGCTCGGCCGGTTCAACGGCATCTCGTCGATCCCGCCGATCAGCTTCGGATCGTTCGCCCTCGTCTCCAGCGCGCAGATCTATTTCCTGATCTGGGGCATCGTGACCGCCATCCTCTTGCTCGGCTACAACCTGCTGGACTCCCGGCTCGGCCGCGCCATGCGCGCGCTGCGCGGCGGCAACATGCTGGTCGAAAGCCTCGGCATCAACGCGTTCCGGATCAAGCTCGTGACTTTCGTGATCGCGGCCTTCCTGGCCTCGCTGTCGGGATGGCTGTACGCGCATATGAGCCGTTTCATCAGTCCCGGCCCGTTCGATGCCGGCATGGGCATCGAATATCTGATGATGTCGATGGTCGGAGGTGCCGGCAGCCTTCTCGGCGGCGTCGTCGGCGCCGCCATCGTGACGCTGCTGAAGAACAGCGTGCAGGACTATCTGCCCTTGATCGCCAAGGGCGCCTCCGGACAGCTCGAGATCGTCGCCTTCTCGGCTCTCTTCATCCTGTTCCTGCAATGGGCGCGACAGGGCATCGTGCCGTTCGTCGCGCGCTACCTGCCGAAACTGCGGCACGAGCGGCCGGGGCCGGCATCGCCGCTGCCCCGCCGTTCGCAACCGAAGCCCGGTGAGCTGCTCTTGAAGGTGGACGGCGCCGAGCGCCGGTTCGGCGGCCTGGTCGCCGTCAACAATGTCAGCTTCGAAGTGCGGTCGGGTGAAATCCTCGCCGTGATCGGTCCGAACGGAGCCGGCAAGAGCACGATGTTCAATTGCCTGACCGGCGCGCTGCGGGTCAACAAGGGCGAGATCGTCTTTGCCGGACGCCCGATCACACGTGACGAGCAGTCGCGTATCGCCCAGGCCGGAATCGCGCGCACGTTCCAGCACGTCAAGCTGCGGCCGCGCATGAGCCTTTTGGAGAACGTGATGCTCGGTACCTATGGCCGCACCAGTGCAGGTCTGTTCGCCGGCGCCTTCCGGCTCAACCGGCGCGAGGAAGCGAGCGCGCGTCATGAGGCGCTGATGCAGCTCGAACGCGTCGGTCTCGCCGAGAAGCCGTTCGAACTCGCCGGCAACCTGCCGCTCGGGAATCAGCGCATCCTGGAGATCGCGCGCGCGCTTGCCGCAGACCCGACCCTCCTGGTGCTGGACGAGCCCGCGGCAGGCCTGCGCCGCCAGGAGAAGCTCAGGCTGGCCGAGCTGCTGCGCTCGCTCCGGGCGGACCACCTGACCATCCTGATCGTCGAGCACGACATGGAGTTCGTGATGTCGCTGGTCGACCGCATCGTCGTGCTGGATTTCGGCTCGAAGCTCTGCGAGGGCGCGCCGGCTGCTATCCGCAGCGACGCAAGGGTGCAAGAGGCATATCTCGGAGGCGTCGCGTGA
- a CDS encoding RidA family protein yields MKIPTELFDSRKFGFAQVAVTSTPLGYAIHISGQVAWDSNGNIVGTGDIGRQLEKSLENLSVALASVGARLDDVGSLRIYIRQTHLHQGDTISRALKAVFGDNPPCTTWIGVTSLARDEFLIEIEPSVVFLPRTV; encoded by the coding sequence ATGAAAATTCCAACCGAGCTTTTTGACAGTCGGAAATTCGGTTTTGCTCAGGTGGCCGTTACTTCCACGCCCTTAGGGTACGCGATACACATTTCCGGTCAAGTCGCGTGGGATTCGAATGGAAACATCGTCGGTACTGGCGACATTGGACGCCAATTAGAAAAGAGTTTGGAAAACCTCAGCGTGGCCCTAGCTTCCGTTGGTGCCAGACTTGATGATGTGGGATCGCTGCGGATTTATATTAGGCAAACCCACCTGCACCAAGGTGACACCATATCTCGCGCGCTCAAGGCTGTATTTGGTGACAATCCACCGTGCACAACTTGGATCGGAGTAACGAGCCTCGCCAGGGACGAGTTCCTTATCGAGATCGAGCCGTCGGTTGTATTCCTGCCCCGAACAGTATGA
- a CDS encoding branched-chain amino acid ABC transporter permease — MTSDIAAILAIDGIATGAVYALVAIGTVLIFTVTRVIFVPFGDIAAFTALTLAALDAKRFPGTGALVVVLACLATLIEIVSLTRSGELRLAPRALLFYLVLPLAVVGSAWLAMRLDPPLAVRLVLALMLITPISPLLDRIVFRPIADGTVLLLLTVSVALHFALVGLGLLFFGPEGVRTEPLTSLSMELAGVLISGQTMLIVIAALVFSGLLYLFFDFSLVGKSLRATAVNRTGSRLMGIRPARAGTIAYLLGSLMAGVSGILIAPVNTVFYDSGFLIGLKAFVGAIIGSMTSYPGAAIGAVGVGILESFASFESSALKDVIVFSLLIPVLIWRSLASLHSEEEIEE, encoded by the coding sequence ATGACGAGCGATATCGCGGCCATACTCGCGATCGATGGTATCGCCACCGGCGCGGTCTATGCGCTCGTGGCGATCGGGACCGTGCTCATATTCACCGTGACGCGGGTCATCTTCGTCCCCTTCGGCGACATCGCGGCGTTCACTGCGCTGACGCTGGCCGCCCTTGATGCGAAGCGCTTTCCGGGGACGGGCGCGCTGGTCGTGGTGCTGGCCTGTCTCGCAACCCTGATCGAGATCGTTTCGTTGACGCGCTCTGGCGAGCTTCGTCTCGCTCCGCGCGCCCTGCTCTTCTATCTCGTACTCCCCTTGGCTGTGGTCGGTAGCGCCTGGCTTGCCATGCGCCTCGACCCGCCCCTCGCCGTCAGGCTCGTGCTCGCACTGATGCTGATCACGCCGATCTCGCCGCTGCTCGATCGCATCGTGTTCCGCCCGATCGCGGACGGCACGGTGCTGCTGCTGCTGACGGTGTCGGTGGCCCTGCATTTTGCGCTGGTGGGGCTGGGCCTTTTGTTTTTCGGCCCCGAAGGTGTCCGCACCGAGCCGCTGACCTCGCTCTCGATGGAGCTCGCCGGCGTGCTGATCTCAGGCCAGACCATGCTGATCGTCATCGCAGCGCTCGTGTTCAGCGGCCTGCTCTATCTGTTCTTCGACTTCTCGCTGGTCGGCAAATCCCTGCGTGCCACCGCCGTGAACCGGACCGGCTCGCGGCTGATGGGAATACGACCGGCGCGCGCCGGCACGATCGCCTATCTCCTCGGCTCTCTCATGGCCGGCGTATCGGGCATCCTGATCGCGCCCGTCAACACGGTGTTCTACGATTCCGGCTTCCTGATCGGCCTCAAGGCGTTCGTCGGCGCCATCATCGGCAGCATGACGAGCTATCCGGGCGCGGCGATCGGTGCCGTCGGCGTCGGCATCCTCGAAAGCTTCGCATCCTTCGAGAGCAGCGCACTGAAGGACGTCATCGTGTTCTCGCTGCTGATCCCGGTGCTGATCTGGCGATCCCTCGCATCGCTGCATTCCGAGGAGGAGATCGAGGAATGA